One stretch of Hymenobacter chitinivorans DSM 11115 DNA includes these proteins:
- a CDS encoding LacI family DNA-binding transcriptional regulator yields MAPRKKQAPAQIPTTPVSMADLARELGVSMTTISRALSDHHSIGPAMKQKVLKLAKKYNYQPNRLASALRKGKSQLIGIIVPYIEGRFFPSVVHGIETAASKAGYNVIICQSNEDVAQERRNLEILLSAQVAGILVSLSRTTLDVRHFEKVRSRGLPLVFFDRIVEGDNVNAVVLNDQEGGYVSTRHLLSQGCRRIAHLAGPQHLNIYKNRRQGYLDALREAGIAEDESLIYYADMSQEQGSAAMRQLLALPEPPDAVFAAGDYGALGAMQEARRQGLRVPQDVAIAGFSNETFTLITEPAMTTIDQRCEEMGQAAVRLLLEVIAADGALFTPRQVALRPELLVRNSSVRQPEPALVAKSFTSSFVP; encoded by the coding sequence ATGGCGCCCCGAAAAAAACAAGCCCCGGCCCAAATTCCCACCACGCCCGTATCCATGGCCGACCTGGCCCGGGAGCTGGGCGTGTCGATGACGACGATTTCGCGGGCCCTGAGCGACCATCACAGCATCGGGCCGGCCATGAAGCAGAAGGTGCTCAAGCTGGCCAAGAAGTACAACTACCAGCCCAACCGCCTGGCTTCGGCCCTGCGCAAGGGCAAAAGTCAGCTTATCGGCATTATCGTGCCCTACATCGAGGGGCGGTTTTTCCCCTCGGTGGTCCACGGCATCGAAACGGCGGCCAGCAAGGCGGGCTACAACGTAATTATCTGCCAGTCGAACGAGGACGTGGCCCAGGAGCGGCGCAACCTCGAAATCCTGCTCAGCGCCCAAGTCGCCGGGATTCTCGTCTCGTTGTCGCGCACCACGCTCGACGTGCGCCACTTCGAGAAAGTGCGCAGCCGCGGTCTGCCGCTGGTATTTTTCGACCGGATTGTGGAGGGTGACAACGTGAATGCCGTGGTGCTCAACGACCAGGAGGGCGGCTACGTTTCGACCCGGCACTTGCTAAGCCAGGGCTGCCGCCGCATTGCCCACCTGGCCGGCCCCCAGCATTTGAATATCTACAAAAATCGCCGCCAGGGCTACCTCGATGCCCTGCGCGAGGCCGGCATTGCCGAGGACGAGTCGCTGATTTACTACGCCGATATGAGCCAGGAGCAGGGCAGCGCGGCCATGCGCCAGCTGCTGGCCCTGCCCGAGCCGCCCGACGCCGTCTTTGCCGCCGGCGACTACGGCGCCCTCGGGGCCATGCAGGAAGCCCGCCGCCAGGGCTTGCGCGTGCCCCAGGACGTGGCTATTGCCGGGTTCAGCAACGAGACCTTTACCCTTATCACCGAGCCGGCCATGACCACCATCGACCAGCGCTGCGAGGAAATGGGCCAGGCTGCCGTGCGCCTGCTGCTGGAGGTCATTGCGGCCGACGGCGCCTTGTTTACGCCCCGGCAGGTGGCGCTCCGGCCCGAGTTGCTGGTGCGCAACTCCTCCGTGCGCCAGCCCGAGCCGGCGCTGGTGGCCAAAAGCTTCACCAGCTCCTTCGTGCCGTAA
- a CDS encoding NCS1 family nucleobase:cation symporter-1, producing the protein MTSPLPSAAPGLSSEDLAPIAPAERRWGTGNYAALWISMSLCIPTYMLASSLIEGGMNWWQALLTIFLGNTIVLVPMLLNGRAGAKYGIPFPVLARASFGVRGANIPALLRALIACGWFGIQTWIGGYALYQMGILWLPGLATLPAVFPASWGLATGPAITFVLFWLLNMYVVHLGVESIRKLLVFKAFFLPVAALALLWWAISAGHGLGPILAQPSKFTSSAAFWAFFFPSLTGMVGFWATLSLNIPDFTRYAVSQRAQLLGQALGLPSSMTVFSFVGVVVTSATFVIYGKTIWDPVVLAGKFDSKLLVSVAMLAVALSTLATNIAANIVSPANDFANVSPERISFKTGGYITGVLGLLIFPWKLIADPSGYIFTWLVGYSGLLGPIGGIMLADYYLLRKEHLDVPELYQYRGQYAYRNGYNLRAVAALIIGILPNIPGFLAAIGVLDKRAVWSGLIALYDYAWFVGFFVSGAVYLLLMAQEQRAPVWKGEMVKL; encoded by the coding sequence ATGACTAGCCCTCTACCCAGCGCCGCCCCCGGCCTCAGCAGTGAAGATCTGGCCCCGATAGCGCCGGCCGAGCGCCGTTGGGGAACCGGCAATTACGCCGCCCTCTGGATCAGCATGAGCCTGTGCATCCCGACCTACATGCTGGCCAGTTCCCTGATTGAGGGCGGCATGAACTGGTGGCAGGCCTTGCTGACGATTTTCCTGGGCAACACCATCGTGCTGGTGCCCATGCTGCTCAACGGCCGGGCGGGGGCCAAGTACGGTATTCCGTTCCCGGTGCTGGCCCGGGCTAGTTTTGGGGTGCGGGGAGCCAACATTCCGGCCCTGCTCCGGGCCCTGATTGCCTGCGGCTGGTTTGGCATCCAAACCTGGATTGGCGGCTACGCCTTATACCAGATGGGTATACTCTGGCTGCCGGGCTTGGCCACGCTGCCGGCCGTGTTTCCGGCCTCCTGGGGGCTGGCCACGGGGCCAGCCATTACGTTCGTGCTGTTCTGGCTGCTGAATATGTACGTGGTGCACCTGGGCGTGGAGAGCATTCGTAAACTGCTCGTGTTCAAGGCCTTTTTCCTGCCCGTGGCGGCCTTGGCCCTGCTGTGGTGGGCCATTTCGGCCGGCCACGGCCTGGGTCCGATTCTGGCTCAACCCTCGAAGTTCACGTCCAGCGCGGCGTTTTGGGCGTTTTTCTTCCCCTCGCTCACCGGCATGGTCGGTTTCTGGGCCACGCTCTCGTTGAACATTCCCGACTTCACCCGCTACGCCGTGAGCCAGCGGGCCCAGCTGCTGGGCCAGGCCCTGGGCTTACCTTCTTCCATGACGGTCTTTTCCTTCGTGGGCGTGGTCGTAACTTCGGCGACCTTCGTGATTTACGGCAAAACCATCTGGGACCCGGTGGTGCTGGCCGGTAAGTTCGACAGCAAGCTGCTGGTGAGCGTAGCCATGCTGGCCGTGGCCCTGTCCACGCTGGCTACCAACATTGCGGCCAACATCGTGAGCCCCGCCAACGACTTTGCTAACGTGTCGCCGGAGCGGATTTCGTTCAAGACCGGCGGCTACATTACCGGAGTGCTAGGCCTGCTGATTTTCCCCTGGAAGCTCATTGCCGACCCCTCGGGCTATATTTTCACCTGGCTCGTGGGCTACTCCGGCCTGCTCGGGCCCATCGGCGGCATCATGCTGGCCGACTACTACCTGCTGCGCAAAGAGCACCTCGACGTGCCCGAGCTCTACCAGTACCGGGGGCAGTACGCCTACCGCAACGGCTATAACCTGCGGGCGGTGGCCGCCCTCATCATCGGTATCCTGCCCAACATTCCCGGCTTTCTGGCCGCCATCGGCGTGCTCGACAAGCGGGCCGTCTGGTCGGGCCTTATTGCACTCTACGACTACGCCTGGTTTGTCGGCTTCTTCGTTTCGGGCGCGGTCTACCTGCTGCTTATGGCCCAGGAGCAGCGCGCCCCGGTCTGGAAAGGCGAAATGGTGAAATTGTGA
- a CDS encoding DUF551 domain-containing protein, which translates to MSAATIAPWIARAQQLPQPNQRVLVYVPTAWLEITVAVYKPSNASKSAHMFVTPDPHGVDRYVKGVTHWMPLPAPPLAT; encoded by the coding sequence ATGTCGGCTGCTACTATTGCTCCCTGGATTGCCCGTGCCCAGCAACTACCCCAGCCTAATCAGCGGGTGCTCGTTTACGTGCCTACGGCTTGGCTAGAAATAACTGTGGCCGTCTATAAGCCCAGCAACGCCTCCAAATCCGCGCATATGTTTGTCACGCCGGATCCGCACGGCGTCGACCGGTACGTGAAGGGCGTCACGCACTGGATGCCCCTGCCCGCCCCTCCACTAGCGACCTAA
- a CDS encoding TonB-dependent receptor, whose protein sequence is MKPLLFRVLLFWGALFLSTSAFAQFTTSGTVVDQQTRQPLVGAVVAASTATAATTDKDGRFQLTSTEELRTVKVQYLGYLAQDVTIKAGTTNALTIALEPSNTGLSEVQVVGYATEKKLLETPVALSVVTEKDIQRNNSIFLQNTLNQVPGVRMNVRSAASQSNLVIRGIGSTYGRFSIRGIKLYQNGIPLSEADGTTSLDDLDFTTIGRMDVIKGPASSIYGATLGGVVSFQTRKAAPGTSINLGTVVGKYGLFRTNTGIGIGTDKVNLLVNYGHQETRGFREDHSNSRKDFVTVAGDFYVSDKQTVSVLGTYTNQHDNYAGELDSTDFFTNYTKLAPAYKLKDVGVDAEITRLGLTHTYRFTGNFVNTTTLFMSTSYSLSPVEPNFAHTQRGKRGVRSVFTYSPELGGLQTRFAVGTEYISNQDNNKRYGITALGASTAITSDQEIRATQLNTFAQAEVSITEHTTLTVGDSYNVVTYDIQDLIPKTAPALSLTGYKQFKPVHTPRVALIHTFNDQFSVFAQYSTGFSPPISSQISLSTGPINPDLKPERNNNLELGSRGSILGNKLNYDVTAFRMQVKNGLVSQTNADKVTYFVNSGESEYKGVEVALSGNLVDADKAGVLTQVRPFVSYTYTDAEFKSYQLAANDFSGKQVPGTFKNLFTGGLDLETKVGVYLNLTSQYTDKTPMADSNNRFAGSYWLFNSKVGARGKVAGHLSYDVFAGLDNITDEHYAVSIALNQATPVKAPTFYNPGMPRNWYSGANLSYTF, encoded by the coding sequence ATGAAACCACTTTTATTCCGGGTACTCCTGTTCTGGGGCGCCCTCTTTCTGAGCACCAGCGCGTTTGCGCAATTCACTACGTCGGGCACCGTCGTTGACCAGCAGACCCGCCAGCCCCTGGTGGGCGCCGTGGTAGCGGCCAGCACCGCTACGGCCGCCACCACTGATAAGGACGGTCGGTTTCAGCTGACTTCCACCGAAGAGCTGCGCACCGTGAAGGTGCAGTACCTGGGCTACCTGGCCCAGGACGTGACCATTAAAGCCGGTACTACCAACGCCCTGACCATTGCTTTGGAACCCTCGAATACGGGCCTGAGCGAAGTGCAGGTGGTGGGCTACGCTACCGAGAAAAAGCTCCTCGAAACGCCCGTGGCTTTGAGCGTGGTAACCGAAAAGGACATTCAGCGCAACAACTCCATCTTCCTGCAGAACACCCTGAACCAGGTGCCCGGCGTGCGGATGAACGTGCGCAGCGCCGCCTCCCAGTCCAACCTGGTGATTCGCGGTATCGGCAGCACCTACGGGCGCTTCAGTATCCGCGGCATCAAGCTGTATCAGAACGGTATTCCGCTGTCGGAAGCCGATGGAACGACTTCGCTCGACGACCTGGATTTCACCACGATTGGCCGGATGGACGTTATTAAAGGCCCGGCTTCGAGCATCTACGGGGCTACCCTGGGCGGCGTCGTGTCATTCCAGACCCGCAAGGCCGCGCCCGGCACCAGCATCAACCTGGGCACCGTGGTGGGCAAATACGGCCTGTTCCGGACCAATACCGGCATCGGCATCGGGACCGATAAGGTGAACCTGCTGGTGAACTACGGCCACCAGGAAACCCGCGGCTTCCGGGAAGACCACTCCAACAGCCGCAAGGATTTCGTGACCGTAGCCGGCGACTTTTACGTGAGTGATAAGCAGACGGTGAGCGTGCTGGGCACCTACACCAACCAGCACGACAATTACGCCGGGGAGCTGGACAGCACTGACTTTTTCACCAACTACACCAAGCTGGCCCCGGCCTACAAGCTGAAGGACGTGGGCGTGGATGCTGAAATTACCCGCCTGGGCCTGACGCATACCTACCGCTTCACTGGTAACTTCGTGAACACCACGACCTTGTTTATGAGCACCTCGTACTCGCTGAGCCCGGTGGAGCCTAACTTTGCCCACACCCAGCGCGGCAAGCGTGGCGTGCGCAGCGTGTTTACCTACTCGCCCGAGCTGGGCGGTTTGCAGACGCGCTTTGCCGTGGGCACCGAGTACATTTCCAACCAGGACAACAACAAGCGCTACGGCATTACGGCCCTGGGCGCCTCGACGGCCATTACTTCCGACCAGGAAATCCGCGCGACCCAGCTCAACACCTTCGCCCAGGCCGAGGTGTCGATTACGGAGCACACGACCCTGACCGTGGGCGACAGCTACAACGTGGTGACCTACGACATTCAGGACCTGATTCCCAAGACGGCCCCGGCCCTGAGCCTGACCGGCTACAAGCAGTTCAAGCCCGTGCACACGCCCCGGGTGGCCTTGATTCACACCTTTAACGACCAGTTCTCGGTGTTTGCCCAGTACAGCACCGGCTTCTCGCCGCCCATCAGCAGCCAGATTTCGTTGTCGACCGGCCCGATTAACCCTGACCTGAAGCCCGAGCGCAACAACAACCTCGAGCTGGGCTCCCGCGGCAGCATCCTGGGCAACAAGCTCAACTACGACGTGACGGCCTTCCGCATGCAGGTCAAAAACGGCCTGGTGTCGCAGACCAACGCCGATAAAGTGACCTACTTCGTCAACTCGGGCGAATCGGAGTACAAGGGCGTGGAAGTGGCCTTGTCGGGCAACCTGGTGGATGCCGACAAAGCCGGCGTGCTAACTCAGGTGCGGCCCTTCGTGAGCTACACCTACACCGATGCCGAGTTCAAATCCTACCAGCTGGCCGCCAACGACTTCAGCGGCAAGCAGGTGCCCGGCACGTTCAAGAACCTCTTTACCGGCGGCCTCGACCTCGAAACCAAGGTGGGCGTGTACCTGAACCTGACCTCGCAGTACACCGACAAAACGCCAATGGCCGACAGCAACAACCGCTTCGCCGGTTCTTACTGGCTGTTCAACAGCAAAGTAGGGGCCCGCGGTAAGGTTGCCGGCCACCTGAGCTACGACGTCTTTGCCGGCCTCGACAACATCACCGACGAGCACTACGCCGTGTCTATTGCCCTCAACCAGGCCACGCCCGTGAAGGCCCCGACCTTCTACAACCCCGGCATGCCCCGCAACTGGTACAGCGGCGCTAACCTGAGCTACACTTTCTAG
- a CDS encoding heme/hemin ABC transporter substrate-binding protein has translation MKKVLYATLLLASVACNRFRNEDKTAADAPGKERIVSVSKQLTEMIFALGAGDKLVGVDLSSTFPAEAKKLPTVGYHRLLNSEGIVSLKPTVVYSDGNVAPAAVMTQLQKVGIPIKEFKQTKTIEEACQLLQQLGDGFGRRKAADSLAQQLTADMATAAEKRKQFGDQPVKVVIIHYGLQKNIYLAMGQKSTGTQMLEWAGGVNSIDATEGMKPISPELIAAAQPDVILATDFGYDRMGGLEKFKTLPGVALTPAAKNNRIYRVEEHDMVYLGPRTGKNVLHLMELIHQPAPQL, from the coding sequence ATGAAAAAAGTCCTGTACGCAACCCTGTTGTTGGCTTCGGTGGCCTGCAACCGGTTCCGCAACGAAGATAAAACTGCCGCCGACGCCCCGGGCAAGGAGCGGATTGTGTCGGTGTCGAAGCAGCTCACGGAAATGATTTTTGCCCTCGGCGCCGGCGACAAGCTCGTGGGCGTGGATTTGAGCAGCACGTTCCCGGCCGAGGCCAAAAAGCTGCCCACCGTGGGCTACCACCGGTTGCTCAACTCCGAAGGCATTGTGTCCTTGAAGCCCACCGTGGTGTATTCCGACGGCAACGTGGCCCCGGCGGCCGTCATGACCCAGCTTCAAAAAGTGGGAATTCCCATCAAGGAGTTCAAGCAAACCAAGACCATCGAGGAGGCCTGCCAACTGCTCCAGCAGCTCGGCGACGGGTTCGGCCGGCGCAAAGCCGCCGACAGCCTGGCCCAGCAGCTGACGGCCGACATGGCCACGGCCGCCGAGAAGCGCAAGCAGTTTGGCGACCAGCCCGTGAAGGTGGTTATCATTCACTACGGCCTGCAGAAAAACATTTACCTGGCCATGGGCCAGAAAAGCACGGGCACCCAGATGCTGGAGTGGGCCGGGGGCGTCAATTCCATCGACGCTACCGAAGGCATGAAGCCCATCAGCCCCGAGCTGATTGCTGCCGCCCAGCCCGACGTAATCCTGGCCACTGACTTCGGCTACGACCGGATGGGCGGTTTGGAGAAGTTCAAGACCCTGCCCGGCGTGGCCCTGACGCCGGCGGCCAAGAACAACCGTATCTACCGCGTCGAGGAGCACGATATGGTGTACCTCGGGCCGCGCACGGGCAAGAACGTGCTGCACCTCATGGAGCTGATTCACCAGCCCGCACCCCAGCTGTGA
- a CDS encoding FecCD family ABC transporter permease: protein MRLSAGRVRAYFGLLLALLVVCIIVSARLGAVVLTFGEIGGYLAQSVGLSAASTDPTAALHEGVFFQIRLPRVLLCAVVGAALSVSGTLMQALFRNPIVEPGLIGTSAGAALGAAVIFVLGASMSWVNSTFLGNFVLPAAAFVGALAATGLVYRLSRVQGRVTVASMLLAGIAVNALAAGGTGFLAYIARDPQARSITFWNLGSFSSADWPSFYMVLTVTVVGVGLALRFAKALNALQLGENEAQYLGVNTRQLQTRILLLNTLLVAVATSTVGVIGFVGLVVPHLLRLVRFADNRLLILGSSLLGAILMIISDTVARTIIAPAELPIGVLTAFIGAPVFLWMLSHYQQLNQRGGFYA from the coding sequence GTGAGGCTGAGCGCGGGCCGGGTCCGGGCGTACTTTGGGCTGCTGCTGGCCCTGCTGGTAGTCTGCATCATCGTGTCGGCTCGGCTGGGCGCGGTGGTGCTGACTTTCGGCGAAATCGGGGGCTACCTGGCCCAGAGCGTGGGCCTAAGCGCCGCCAGCACCGACCCCACGGCGGCCCTGCACGAGGGCGTGTTCTTCCAGATTCGCCTGCCGCGGGTGCTGCTCTGCGCCGTGGTGGGCGCGGCGTTGTCGGTATCCGGCACCCTGATGCAGGCCTTGTTCCGCAACCCCATCGTGGAGCCGGGGCTGATTGGCACTTCCGCCGGGGCGGCGCTGGGCGCGGCCGTTATTTTCGTGCTCGGCGCTTCGATGAGCTGGGTGAATTCGACCTTCCTGGGCAATTTCGTGCTGCCGGCGGCCGCCTTTGTGGGCGCTTTGGCCGCTACCGGCCTCGTCTACCGCCTCTCGCGGGTGCAGGGCCGGGTTACGGTGGCCTCGATGCTGCTGGCTGGTATTGCCGTCAATGCCCTGGCGGCCGGCGGCACGGGCTTTCTGGCCTACATTGCCCGCGACCCGCAGGCCCGCTCCATCACCTTCTGGAACCTGGGCAGCTTCAGCAGCGCCGACTGGCCCTCGTTTTATATGGTCCTTACCGTGACGGTAGTAGGAGTGGGGCTGGCCCTGCGCTTCGCCAAGGCGCTGAATGCCCTGCAGCTCGGCGAAAACGAAGCCCAATACCTGGGCGTGAACACCCGGCAGCTCCAAACCCGGATTCTGCTGCTCAACACCTTGCTGGTGGCCGTGGCTACGTCTACCGTCGGCGTCATCGGGTTTGTGGGCCTGGTGGTGCCCCACCTGCTGCGGCTGGTGCGCTTTGCCGACAACCGCCTGCTGATTCTGGGCTCCAGCCTGCTGGGCGCCATTCTGATGATAATTTCCGACACCGTGGCCCGCACCATTATTGCCCCGGCCGAGCTGCCCATTGGCGTGCTGACGGCCTTTATCGGGGCGCCAGTCTTTCTGTGGATGCTTTCCCACTACCAGCAACTCAACCAGCGGGGCGGATTTTATGCTTAA
- a CDS encoding heme ABC transporter ATP-binding protein produces the protein MLKADNVSFRVQDKVLLSEASVECRPGEFTVLMGPNGAGKTTLLRLLAGLYQPSAGRVLYHDKPLSTFSAAELAKSRAVLSQEIQLAFPLSVADVVLMGRYPHFQRSPSAQDQDIARLTLAQLGMSDFADRDYSTLSGGEAQKVQMARVLAQIWEAPAHGTRVLLLDEPVSSLDLRYQHQLLQIARDFSRQQTIVVAVLHDINLALAYADKLVFIRQGRVHRTLPHPGELDEQTLEEVFGLSMRIIINPFTHKPLVVYADSSELPPGV, from the coding sequence ATGCTTAAAGCCGATAACGTCAGCTTCCGGGTACAGGATAAGGTGCTGCTGAGCGAAGCTTCGGTGGAATGCCGCCCGGGCGAGTTTACGGTGCTCATGGGGCCCAACGGGGCGGGCAAAACGACTTTGCTGCGCCTGCTAGCCGGGTTGTACCAACCCTCGGCGGGCCGGGTCCTCTACCACGACAAGCCGCTGAGCACGTTTTCGGCGGCCGAGCTGGCCAAGTCCCGGGCGGTGCTGTCCCAGGAAATCCAGCTGGCCTTCCCGCTCAGCGTGGCCGACGTGGTGCTGATGGGCCGCTACCCGCACTTTCAGCGCAGCCCCTCGGCCCAGGACCAGGATATTGCCCGCCTCACCCTGGCCCAGCTGGGCATGAGCGACTTCGCCGACCGGGACTATTCCACGTTGTCGGGCGGCGAGGCGCAGAAGGTGCAGATGGCCCGGGTGCTGGCCCAGATCTGGGAAGCCCCCGCGCACGGCACCCGGGTGCTACTGCTCGATGAGCCCGTCTCCAGCCTCGACTTGCGCTACCAGCACCAGCTGCTGCAGATTGCCCGCGACTTTTCCCGGCAGCAGACCATTGTGGTGGCCGTGCTCCACGATATCAACCTGGCCCTGGCCTACGCCGACAAGCTCGTGTTCATTCGCCAGGGCCGGGTGCACCGCACCTTGCCTCACCCCGGTGAGCTGGACGAGCAGACGCTGGAGGAAGTATTTGGCCTCTCGATGCGCATCATTATCAATCCGTTTACTCATAAGCCGCTGGTGGTGTACGCCGATTCTTCGGAGCTGCCGCCGGGCGTTTAA
- a CDS encoding (2Fe-2S)-binding protein gives MSQDLTADSAATPEDGTRRSFIKQAGGILGLALAPPLLSQAERLTKFSKTVEGVTSMSLKVNGTVRTLQAEPRVSLLDALRENLDLTGTKKGCDHGQCGACTVLVDGRRVNSCLTLAIMNQGKEITTIEGLAKGEELHPMQAAFIKHDGFQCGYCTPGQIMSGVACVREGHATTDDQTREWMSGNLCRCGAYPNIVAAVREVAGKS, from the coding sequence ATGAGTCAAGATCTTACGGCTGATTCAGCCGCTACCCCGGAAGACGGCACCCGCCGCTCCTTTATCAAGCAGGCCGGCGGCATTCTGGGGTTAGCCCTGGCCCCGCCGCTGCTCAGCCAGGCTGAGCGGCTCACGAAGTTTTCCAAAACGGTGGAAGGCGTGACCAGCATGAGCCTGAAAGTGAACGGCACGGTCCGCACCCTGCAAGCTGAGCCCCGGGTGAGCCTGCTTGACGCCCTGCGCGAAAATCTGGACCTGACCGGCACCAAGAAAGGCTGTGACCATGGGCAGTGCGGGGCCTGCACGGTGCTCGTGGACGGCCGCCGCGTCAACTCCTGCCTGACCCTGGCCATCATGAACCAGGGTAAGGAAATAACCACCATCGAAGGCCTGGCGAAAGGCGAGGAGCTGCACCCGATGCAGGCCGCCTTCATCAAGCACGACGGATTTCAGTGCGGCTACTGCACCCCCGGCCAGATTATGTCGGGCGTGGCCTGCGTGCGGGAAGGCCACGCCACCACCGACGACCAGACCCGGGAATGGATGAGCGGCAACCTCTGCCGCTGCGGCGCCTACCCCAACATCGTAGCCGCCGTGCGCGAGGTAGCAGGCAAGAGTTAG